Proteins co-encoded in one Haloarcula pelagica genomic window:
- a CDS encoding vWA domain-containing protein, whose translation MQTHVTFVLDSSGSMSSIREDTIGGFNTFLDEQHGEPGSATVSLYNFDTNVDLVFDDYPIVEAPKLTEDNYRPGGRTALHDAISTAVTETADLVRSKGQSERPDNVIIVTLTDGKENASETPHDRLREQVREYREEYDWEFLFIGANQEAALTASSMGMDEDNSLDMAHSGEGAQAAYDSTSEQVSQVRREGETHGFDEIDRNRQEDA comes from the coding sequence ATGCAAACGCACGTAACATTTGTTCTCGATTCGTCCGGTTCCATGTCCTCGATCAGGGAGGACACCATTGGTGGATTTAATACGTTTTTAGATGAGCAGCATGGTGAACCAGGCTCTGCCACGGTCTCCCTGTATAATTTCGACACCAACGTCGACCTCGTGTTCGACGATTATCCGATCGTAGAGGCGCCAAAATTGACTGAAGATAACTACCGCCCTGGAGGTCGAACCGCACTTCACGATGCCATATCAACTGCTGTGACCGAAACGGCGGATTTGGTACGCTCTAAAGGCCAATCCGAGCGTCCCGACAACGTCATCATCGTGACTCTGACTGACGGGAAAGAAAACGCTTCCGAGACTCCACACGATCGTCTCAGGGAACAAGTTAGGGAATACCGTGAGGAATATGACTGGGAGTTCCTGTTTATCGGTGCTAATCAGGAAGCTGCGCTGACAGCATCGAGTATGGGGATGGATGAGGACAACTCATTGGATATGGCTCACAGCGGAGAGGGTGCGCAAGCGGCATACGATTCGACCTCAGAACAGGTCAGTCAGGTCCGGCGAGAGGGTGAGACGCATGGATTTGACGAAATTGATCGGAATCGACAGGAAGACGCATAG
- a CDS encoding PD-(D/E)XK nuclease family protein, translating into MPGKTGGDKTVYHVDDPYNDLSEEALLSFWSEEPTKHEGLRQTAPYVRSTLEIPTKETLETGEYDAPSLQRGEVLHVRAIPNRHDDSGSVYLNVTSFVIREPDTLISKSKLRTGDRCPREYYLRYVKRAYPGDKYNSEPYQQSNKFRGDAIHKITEKALVDHEERFYQETWDQDTIDEYCEDVFESEFGFKQALLVLSGAGLDGREHVKSAVGQLFTDSEFLDRIQATTDIETERFLTSEFGYAGRVDIILDGVPYDIKTTRNPGEDLVETHSKQVKLYLFGLLLEQVREGQSFQDVVEDGQTGYLIYPNTDDESVRFESVELTMADVREFLEIRNEIIETGEAYAPPSTYNRNCEGCSFAVEEWINGPEDALPPACTYHCQNERRWPCYETDGGELTTDCSLFDRCDQRTEYRDTDVIDYYESVREAFRKERKTRQTAKQVVGSLDETLLAEAGYRIPNMEFSGISGAGSILHFETDTPVVPNFKPGEVVRLRAQTESQADKAVYYGEDDGEYRFAPLASDVDYESYLTLAEPVDALYLFSTESVEEDYLPYLDFSQRRNEGDPLDTANETTDHEIPDTISLSEIVEYLDRSELFVDLPVGTTRNQDIAAIVRELVSTSYPHPDKDSVIPAEQCRALVLAATPSQVETAVSAQPDGDHFRLDGTSGPNCIENSDGYHAIQSRLLDSRSIVSSVQQATSDSWPGGLREFFHQLQEGEFTERDHSENFFDLLVLLGAEQLTQPEYDFLADVADRVIAVGDVRKSGPRLLSTTATNAGLDTHFRTQFERYRSFPTENRASLQLTGEGTPALCEFYKDEPWEEIAGDLTFLNIQGDEATPVETLELESTVPAAEGTGKRLVFDVTDTPLSAMAAHELFENRIELDATALREESVVVLDSESLYLASKGPLEGERASHHQVVVQTVAAELPEFNRALLANDIAGQIVTQVVESKDPDVVVTPFERHGTHIKRRLAEKELDVPVRRPEDLDGEIADHAVVSLATSNEDNIVRPPLNDPTTLYSLFGSGRDLTLVGNKSTLRSKDIFRRLIDSAQTYSD; encoded by the coding sequence ATGCCCGGAAAAACGGGTGGAGATAAGACAGTCTATCACGTCGACGATCCATATAACGATCTAAGCGAAGAGGCCCTCCTCTCGTTCTGGTCAGAGGAGCCGACCAAACACGAGGGACTGAGACAAACGGCTCCGTACGTTCGATCGACACTCGAGATTCCGACAAAAGAGACACTCGAGACGGGAGAGTACGACGCCCCATCATTACAGCGCGGGGAAGTGTTACATGTTCGTGCGATCCCGAATCGCCACGACGATAGCGGATCGGTCTATCTCAATGTGACTTCCTTTGTTATCCGGGAACCCGATACGCTCATCAGCAAATCGAAGCTCCGGACTGGTGATCGGTGCCCCCGAGAGTACTATCTTCGGTACGTCAAGCGTGCATATCCTGGTGATAAGTACAACAGCGAACCATACCAACAATCGAACAAGTTCCGGGGAGATGCGATTCACAAGATCACAGAAAAAGCCCTCGTAGATCACGAGGAGAGATTCTACCAAGAGACGTGGGACCAGGATACTATTGACGAGTATTGTGAAGACGTATTTGAGTCCGAGTTCGGATTCAAGCAGGCATTGCTAGTCCTTTCGGGTGCGGGGCTCGACGGGCGAGAACACGTCAAAAGTGCCGTAGGGCAACTGTTCACAGATTCGGAGTTCCTTGACCGGATACAGGCAACAACCGATATCGAGACGGAACGGTTTCTCACGAGCGAATTCGGGTATGCTGGCCGAGTAGACATCATTCTCGATGGAGTCCCATACGACATCAAGACAACACGCAACCCAGGAGAGGATCTCGTCGAAACCCATAGTAAACAGGTTAAATTGTACCTCTTCGGGCTCCTCTTAGAACAGGTGAGGGAGGGGCAGTCTTTCCAAGACGTAGTAGAGGACGGTCAGACTGGATATCTTATCTATCCAAACACAGATGACGAGTCAGTTAGATTTGAATCGGTGGAGCTTACGATGGCCGACGTTCGTGAGTTCTTGGAGATTCGAAATGAGATAATCGAGACTGGAGAAGCTTACGCACCCCCATCCACGTATAATCGAAACTGTGAGGGCTGTAGCTTCGCGGTCGAAGAATGGATAAACGGACCAGAGGATGCACTCCCGCCTGCGTGTACATACCACTGTCAAAACGAGCGTCGATGGCCGTGTTATGAAACTGACGGGGGTGAACTGACCACCGACTGCTCGCTCTTTGACCGGTGTGATCAGCGGACAGAATACCGAGATACCGACGTAATCGACTACTACGAGAGTGTCAGGGAGGCTTTCAGAAAAGAGCGAAAGACACGACAAACCGCGAAGCAGGTTGTGGGTTCGCTTGATGAGACACTCCTGGCTGAGGCCGGCTATCGGATTCCAAACATGGAGTTTTCCGGAATAAGTGGTGCTGGATCGATCCTCCATTTCGAAACCGACACGCCAGTCGTTCCGAACTTCAAACCGGGAGAGGTAGTTAGACTCCGAGCACAGACTGAGTCTCAAGCAGACAAAGCGGTATACTACGGTGAAGACGATGGCGAATATCGGTTCGCTCCACTTGCTTCTGATGTCGATTACGAATCGTATCTGACCCTCGCTGAACCCGTCGATGCCCTCTATTTATTCAGTACCGAATCTGTCGAGGAGGATTATCTTCCGTATCTGGATTTCTCTCAGCGACGAAACGAAGGCGATCCTCTAGACACGGCGAATGAGACGACAGATCACGAAATCCCAGACACCATCTCTCTAAGTGAGATTGTCGAGTATTTGGACCGCAGCGAACTCTTTGTCGACCTGCCCGTGGGTACGACCCGGAACCAGGATATCGCTGCTATCGTCCGTGAACTCGTGAGCACATCGTATCCCCATCCCGACAAGGACTCCGTCATACCAGCAGAGCAGTGCCGAGCCCTGGTACTTGCTGCGACTCCTTCACAGGTCGAAACGGCTGTCAGCGCTCAACCTGACGGGGATCATTTCAGGCTTGATGGGACCAGTGGACCGAATTGTATCGAAAACAGCGATGGGTACCATGCCATCCAGTCACGTCTCCTGGACTCACGTTCCATTGTCTCATCTGTTCAGCAGGCCACCAGTGACTCATGGCCGGGCGGACTGAGAGAATTTTTCCATCAACTCCAAGAGGGGGAGTTTACTGAGAGAGATCACTCCGAGAACTTCTTCGACCTGCTGGTTTTACTCGGTGCGGAACAGTTGACGCAGCCTGAGTACGATTTCCTCGCAGATGTCGCTGACCGAGTTATCGCTGTTGGAGATGTTCGTAAATCTGGACCGCGCTTACTCAGTACCACTGCAACCAATGCGGGTCTGGACACACACTTCCGAACCCAGTTCGAACGATACCGATCGTTTCCTACGGAGAATCGTGCGAGTCTGCAACTCACAGGAGAGGGAACGCCTGCCCTCTGTGAATTCTATAAAGACGAACCATGGGAGGAAATCGCAGGTGATCTCACCTTCCTGAACATCCAAGGCGATGAAGCAACTCCTGTGGAAACTCTCGAACTCGAATCGACTGTTCCCGCAGCTGAGGGCACCGGAAAGCGTCTGGTGTTCGACGTTACTGACACGCCCTTGTCAGCGATGGCTGCCCACGAACTCTTCGAGAATCGCATCGAACTCGATGCGACCGCGCTCCGTGAAGAGTCGGTCGTAGTGCTCGACAGTGAAAGCCTGTATCTTGCCTCGAAAGGCCCGTTGGAAGGGGAGAGGGCGAGTCACCATCAGGTTGTGGTGCAAACTGTAGCGGCTGAACTCCCAGAATTCAACCGTGCACTCCTGGCGAACGATATTGCCGGGCAAATAGTCACACAGGTTGTCGAGAGTAAAGATCCCGATGTAGTCGTCACACCCTTCGAACGACACGGCACCCATATCAAGAGGCGGCTTGCCGAGAAGGAACTGGATGTCCCCGTCCGGCGGCCAGAAGACCTAGACGGTGAGATTGCCGATCACGCTGTAGTAAGTCTTGCAACCTCAAATGAAGATAACATCGTCCGCCCCCCGCTCAATGATCCAACAACGCTCTATTCGCTGTTTGGCAGCGGTCGTGACCTCACTTTGGTAGGTAACAAATCTACTCTACGAAGTAAGGATATATTCAGACGCTTGATAGATAGTGCTCAAACATACTCCGACTGA
- a CDS encoding DEAD/DEAH box helicase, with translation MNSQQTSKSLDVIDRAWATFCDHEEIYKQVTDDITEAVTDICQRQINAGNYDATAPLNEVYNDFEQRHCEPDSPFVTEVLQSDDLIIDTMELGEETVTRELFQRSVEHLVETEQLLYVYNRQQVRSHVAEMARYFALMRQRLTDEAHYKFTPNLVKMVKLDSADRKQPIMGRDREEAARFRRPIRQINEHINDQATEPAWELEDSVGSDWRETIRETMTTMSRFFNEGLPEEFDSLAAYQARAFKELYLDAVTKQGIEDSKSHVVTASTGGGKTEAFLFPTLAYALTAHKAHISGNKAVLTYPRKDLCDNQFERAFEYITEINRLESSLNASFEEAPLTISLQHSSREEVTLDCPHEDCDGTLEVPDSFSETHFECTTTRTHRIEYATVDRGEPADLIVTTQNSLHRRIMDKYGHDAFWEAPYPTKFLVLDEVHIYTDQAGMNVANVVRRFKQGMRKQSRQQSPMLVASSATINNAEDFTSRIFATKNAQRISPRENEQDTLSREHFIFVKATDPRDVRVPLGDSMYKPREEWSDVSQTTATNLSCMIQIAFGFFHTMRKQRAGDRPGLDVNKDRVLGFVDSIDSVSRLGGYVQEAEENGLYKYRFPDALLGERDNNPDCPRELFRGATDDEYDEDAVCESLPPNPNINPCPVYQDGECWWTMQDRELDLEEMNVAIHKSGNTKRAGSDQPAGNNWDQLISTSALEVGFDHASIIGTFQYRAPRNVPGFLQRKGRGGRDAEDEPVTVVVLGSTPTDSYYFHHSNYLSNPRDEHLEIPLDENNRFIRAEHMTASIIDFFNVTDGVNAERLFRGRGVAGPDIDYLRTKFNANQLALRDWLSQTYDIDNDEMNRVINKFDEYLSRLDDHIAPGRDIPYWKFFGRMVEEGGESALSQIDDYIDELEEDR, from the coding sequence ATGAACTCACAACAGACTTCCAAGAGCCTCGATGTCATCGATCGAGCGTGGGCGACGTTTTGTGATCACGAGGAGATCTACAAACAGGTTACAGACGACATCACCGAGGCAGTGACCGATATTTGCCAGCGACAGATCAATGCGGGCAACTACGATGCAACCGCTCCTCTCAATGAGGTCTATAACGATTTCGAACAAAGACACTGCGAGCCTGACAGTCCGTTCGTTACCGAAGTTCTCCAGTCTGATGATCTCATCATCGACACGATGGAACTCGGTGAGGAGACCGTCACAAGAGAGCTTTTTCAGCGATCAGTTGAACATCTCGTCGAGACCGAACAACTTCTCTACGTCTACAACCGTCAGCAAGTCCGGAGTCATGTGGCAGAGATGGCACGGTACTTTGCGCTCATGCGGCAGCGCCTGACAGACGAAGCACATTACAAATTCACGCCGAATCTGGTGAAGATGGTGAAACTAGATTCGGCGGACCGGAAGCAACCTATCATGGGACGTGACAGGGAAGAAGCTGCTCGCTTCCGGCGACCGATTCGCCAGATTAACGAACACATCAACGACCAAGCGACCGAACCTGCTTGGGAACTCGAGGACTCTGTCGGCAGTGACTGGCGTGAGACCATCAGAGAGACGATGACGACGATGAGTCGGTTCTTCAACGAGGGACTGCCAGAAGAATTCGATTCCCTTGCAGCGTATCAAGCGCGCGCGTTCAAGGAATTATATCTCGATGCGGTTACCAAACAAGGAATAGAGGATTCGAAATCTCATGTGGTCACCGCCAGTACTGGCGGTGGGAAGACAGAGGCGTTCCTGTTTCCAACCTTAGCCTACGCACTCACAGCGCACAAAGCACACATCAGCGGGAACAAGGCGGTACTGACCTACCCACGGAAGGACCTCTGTGATAACCAGTTCGAACGTGCCTTCGAATATATAACCGAAATAAATCGGCTAGAAAGTTCGCTCAATGCTTCTTTCGAGGAAGCCCCACTAACGATCAGTCTTCAGCACAGCAGTCGTGAAGAGGTCACACTTGATTGTCCGCATGAAGATTGCGATGGTACTCTCGAAGTACCTGATAGTTTTAGTGAGACGCATTTCGAGTGTACCACAACCAGAACCCATAGGATAGAGTACGCGACCGTCGACAGAGGTGAGCCGGCAGACCTGATCGTTACTACACAGAACTCACTTCACCGGCGGATAATGGATAAATACGGGCACGACGCTTTCTGGGAAGCGCCATACCCGACCAAGTTCCTCGTACTCGACGAAGTTCACATCTATACGGATCAGGCGGGGATGAACGTAGCTAACGTCGTTCGACGATTCAAGCAGGGAATGCGTAAACAATCCCGCCAACAATCGCCGATGCTGGTCGCGTCTAGTGCGACAATCAACAACGCCGAGGACTTCACGAGTCGTATCTTCGCCACGAAGAACGCACAACGAATCTCACCGAGAGAAAACGAGCAGGATACGTTGAGTCGAGAACACTTTATCTTCGTCAAAGCCACCGATCCCCGGGATGTCCGAGTTCCGTTGGGGGACTCGATGTACAAACCACGTGAAGAGTGGAGTGACGTCAGCCAGACCACAGCGACGAACCTCTCGTGTATGATCCAGATCGCCTTTGGGTTCTTCCACACGATGAGAAAACAGCGGGCTGGAGACAGACCTGGCCTCGACGTAAACAAAGACCGGGTTCTCGGATTCGTCGATTCTATCGATTCTGTCAGTAGGCTCGGTGGGTACGTTCAAGAAGCCGAAGAGAACGGCCTCTATAAGTACCGGTTTCCGGATGCACTCCTCGGCGAGCGTGACAATAACCCCGATTGCCCGCGGGAGTTGTTCCGTGGAGCCACCGACGATGAATACGACGAGGACGCTGTTTGTGAGTCGCTCCCCCCGAATCCGAACATCAATCCTTGCCCAGTCTACCAGGATGGTGAGTGCTGGTGGACGATGCAGGATCGAGAACTCGATCTTGAGGAGATGAACGTAGCAATCCACAAGAGTGGAAACACGAAACGAGCAGGATCAGATCAACCGGCAGGTAATAATTGGGATCAATTGATTTCGACGAGTGCACTGGAGGTTGGGTTCGATCACGCAAGCATCATCGGGACCTTCCAGTATCGTGCCCCCAGAAACGTTCCTGGATTCCTTCAGCGGAAAGGCCGGGGTGGCCGCGATGCTGAAGACGAACCGGTAACTGTGGTTGTACTCGGGTCGACGCCAACTGATTCCTACTATTTCCACCACTCGAACTATCTTAGCAACCCGCGTGACGAGCATCTCGAAATCCCGTTAGACGAGAATAACAGATTCATCCGGGCTGAACATATGACTGCGTCAATCATCGACTTCTTCAACGTCACAGACGGTGTTAATGCGGAGCGTCTATTTCGTGGAAGGGGAGTAGCAGGTCCAGATATTGATTATCTCCGGACCAAATTCAATGCGAATCAACTTGCGCTTCGTGACTGGCTTTCGCAGACATACGATATTGACAACGATGAAATGAATCGCGTAATCAACAAATTTGACGAGTATCTGAGCCGCCTCGACGATCATATCGCTCCCGGACGGGATATCCCCTATTGGAAGTTCTTCGGAAGAATGGTTGAGGAGGGGGGCGAGAGTGCGTTGTCGCAGATAGATGACTACATCGACGAACTGGAGGAAGATCGATGA